The Dissulfurirhabdus thermomarina DNA window CGGTGCTGGGGGACCCGGGGCAGCTCCACCAGGTGCTCCTGAACCTCGCGCTGAACGCGGTGGACGCCCTGAACGGGGGCGGGGAGGTCCGCTTCACCTCCCGCCACGACGGCCGGGGGGAGCTGACCCTGGAGGTCCGGGACAACGGGGCCGGCATGGACAAGGCCGTCCTGGAACGGATCTTCGATCCCTTTTTCACCACCAAGCCCATGGGAGCCGGGACGGGCCTCGGGCTCACCATGACGCGGCGCATCGTGGAGGCCCACTACGGAAGGATCTCGGTGGAGAGCCGGCGGGGCCGGGGGACCACGGTCCGCGTCGTGCTGCCCGCCGCCAGCTGCCCCGTGGGGCCGGAGGCGGGCCGGGCGGACGAGGAGGACGCGGCGGGCGCCCGGCCGCAGCCGGTTCGGCGGAAAGGGGGAGAAGCCGTGAAGGTGCTGGTCGTGGACGACGAGGAGATGCTGCGCGACGTGCTCACCGAGGCCCTCGGGGCCTTCGGTTACGAGGTGACCGCGGTGGAGAGCGGGCCGGCGGCCCTGGAGACCCTCCGCCGGGACCCCGGCGGGGTGGACCTTGCCATCCTGGACATGAACATGCCCGGCTGGGACGGGCTCGAGACCCTCACCCGGCTGCGCGAGGTGCGTCCGGACCTTCCGGCCATCCTGGCCACGGGCTACGCGGACGACTCCCGGCTCGAGGCCTTCCAGGCCGAGGGCCGCGTCGAGATCCTCCACAAGCCCTTCCGGTTCGACCGCCTGGACGAGGTCATCCGCCGGTTCCTCGGCTCCCTCCCGGGATGAAGCACACCACCGGCCGGCCCGTGACCGGGTGCGTCTCCACCAGGACCCGGGTCCCGTAGACCGCCTCAATCACCCCCGGCGTGAGGACCTCCCCGGCCGCCCCGTCGGCATGGACGCGGCCATGCCGCAGGAAGACGATCCGCCGGCAGTAGAGGGCCGCGAGATTGAGGTCGTGCAGCACCGCCACCACCGTGGCCCCCTCCCGCCGGTTCATCTCCGCGAAGAGGTCGAAGAGCTCGATCTTCCGGTGGATGTCCATGGCCGAGACCGCCTCGTCCAGGAGGAGCAGCGGGGCCTCCTGGGCCAGGGACCGGGCCACCAGCACCCCTTGGCGTTCGCCGCCCGAAAGCTCCGTCACGGGCCGCTCCGCCAGCGGCGCCACCCCCGCCCGATCCATGGCCGACCGGGCGGCCGCCGCGTCGCGTTCCGTGTAGCCCCGCCACGGCCGCAGGTGCGGGTATCGGCCCATGAGGACCACCTCGGCCGCCGGGTAGGGGAAGGCCGGGCCCGTGCCCTGGGGGACCAGGGCGGCCCGCCGGGCCCGCTCCCGGGCCGTGAGGCGGTGGATGTCGCGGCCCCAGAGACGGATCTCCCCCCCGGCGAGGGGGACCAGGCCGAGGAGGGCGTGGAGCAGGGTGGTCTTGCCGGAGCCGTTGGGGCCGAGGAGCCCCACCATCTCCCCGGGGGCCACGGTGAGGTCCACGTCCCGGAGGACCGTGCGGCGCCCGTAGGCCACGGTGATCCGCCGCGCCGCGATGACGGGAGGGGGGCGGTCCACGGGTCAGTCCCGGGCCACCTGCCGCCGGCGGGCCTTCAGGAGGTAACAGAAGAAGGGACCGCCGACGAGGGTGGTCAGCACGCCCACGGGGAGTTCTTCGCCCCCGGGCAGGAGGTTCTTGGCGAGGAGGTCCGACCCCGCCAGCATGAGGGCCCCGGCCAGGGCGGCGGCGCCGAGCAGCGGCCGGTGCGACGGGCCCTGGACGAGCCGCACCATGTGGGGCGCCACGAGGCCCACGAACCCGATGACGCCGCTCACCGAGACCGCGGCGGCGGTGACGAGGCAGGCGGCGGCGAGCAGTACGAGGCGCACCCGGTCCACCGGGACGCCGAGGTGGCGGGCCTCCAGGTCGCCGAGGGCCAGGATGTCGAGCTCCCGCCCGTAGGCCAGGAACAGGGCCAGGCCGGCCGCGGCGTAGGGGAGGAGGAAGAGGACGTGGCTCCAGCCCCGGCCGCCCACGCTCCCGAGCATCCAGTAGACGATGGCGGCCAGGCCCTGGTCGTCGAGGCTCTTCATGAGGCCGATGAGGGCCGAGAGGAAGGTGCTCACCACGATCCCGGCGAGGATCAGGGTGGCGGGCCGGAGCGTGCCGTCCACGCGGGCGAGGTGAAGCACCACCGCGAGCGCCGCCAGCCCCCCGGCCATGGCGAAGAGCGGCAAGAGCCCGAGCCCCATGAGGGCGGTGCCCGCCCCCGCCCCGAGGAAGAGGGCCGCGGTGGCCCCGAAGGCGGCGCCGGTGGAGACGCCGAGGGTGAAGGGATCGGCCAGGGGATTCCTGAGCAGCCCCTGGAAGACGGCCCCCGAGGTGGCCAGCGACGCCCCTACCAGGGAGGCGAGCAGCAGCCGGGGCAGCCGCACGTCCAGGACGATGGTCCGGACCTCGGGAGGCGGGGGCGGCCCGGTGCCGGCCAGCGCCGCCGCCAGGCGCAGGATCTCCGCCCAGGTCACCGGGTAGCGCCCGTACCAGAGCCCGAAGACCAGGAGGGCGAGGTAGAGGGCGAGGAGGCCGCCCCAGGCGAGGAGGCGGCGCGGGGCGGCGGGCATGGCGGGTGAACGCTGTGCTCGGGGGCGCATGGCACGATCCGGGCGGCCGCGGAGAGGCGCCGCCGGCCCCCAGCATACCCCAAGGCCGCCGGCCCCCGCATCCCCCGCGCCCCGCGGCCGGGGTTGTGGTATGCTCTTCCCCGGCGGCCGGCGGCCCGGTGCGCCTCGCCGGGCCGCGCCGCTTTCGCCTATGCCGGGTGCACTTCCTTCCATGATGCAGCGCCTTCGCCGGCACCGCCTCTTCTGGGTGGGCGTCCTCTACTTCGCCCAGGGACTCCCCTTCGGCCTCTTCTACGACACCTTCCCGGTCTACTTCCGGCAGCGGGGCGTGGACCTCCAGGAGATCGGGGTCTTGAGCCTCCTGGGCCTCGCCTGGACCCTCAAGTTCCTCTGGGCCCCGGCGGTGGACCGGGTCCGGGGCCACCGGCGCTGGATGTTCGCCGCGGACCTCGGCATGGGGCTGGTCCTGGCCGCCTTCGCCGCGCGGGCCGGCGTGGGGCCGTGGGCCCTCGCCCTGGTGGCGGGTTTCACCGTGCTGTCGGCCACCAACGATATCGCCATCGACGGCTACACCATCGAGCTCCTCCCCCGGCGGGAGTTCGGCCGCGCCAACGGCCTCCGGATCGGCTTCTACCGGGTGGGGCTCCTGGCCGCGGGGACGGTCCTCATGCTGGTGGACCACGTCGGCTGGACGGCGGCCTACCTCGCGGCGGGGGGGCTGGTGGCCCTCCTGGGCCTTGCGTGCCTGGCGGCGCCCCCGGAGCGGGCCCCGGCCGCCGCCGGGAGGGGGGTCCGCGCCGCCGTGGAGCTTCGGGCCATCGCCCGGCGGCCCGGGGCGGCGGCCATCGTCGCCGCCTTCCTGTGCGGGGCGGTCTGGCTCGCGGACCGGGCGGCGGGCTGGTCCCAGGGGCATCCCGGCTTCTGGGGATGGGTCCTGGCCGCGGCGGCCCTCCCCGTGGCGGCCTCGGCCGCCTGGCGGGCCCTTTCTCCCGGCGGAGACGGGACGGCGTCCGTGGACATCACCCGGGGCCCGGTCTTCGGGGCGCTCTTCGAGATGCTCCGGCGGCCGGGCATCGTCCCGGTGGTGCTCTTCATCCTCACCTTCAAGCTGGCCGATACCTCCATGGGCTTCATGATCAAGCCCTTCTGGGTGGACTGCGGATTCTCCCCCGGCCAGATCGGGCTCGTCTCGGTGAACATCGGCATCGGGCTGTCCATCCTGGGGGGGCTGGCGGGGGGATGGTTCACGGACCGGGTGGGGGTCTTCCACGCACTCTGGATCCTGGGGCTCGCCCAGGCGGTCTCCAACCTGGGCTACGCGGCGGCGGCCTTCGTCGTGCCGGCGGCCGGGGACGGGGCCGCACCCGCCCTCGCCCACCGGGCGGTGATGTACGGGGCCAGCGCCCTCGAGTCCTTCACCGGGGGGCTCGGGACCGCCGCCTTCCTGGCCTTCCTCATGGCTATCGTGGACAAGCGGCGATCGGCCACCGAGTACGCCGTCCTCTCCTCCGTCTTCGCCCTGAGCCGTTCCGTGGCGGGATGGGCGGGTGGCTACGGCGCCGCCGCCCTGGGCTACGGGCCGTACTTCCTCCTGACCTTCTTCCTGGCCTTCCCGGCCTTCGCCTTCCTGCCGTGGGTGCGGCATATGCTACACTATGCGGCCGTGCAGCCGGAATGGGGCCAGGGCGGGGGAGGCCCGGCCGAAGCAAGGATAGGAGGCGACGAATGAGGCGAAACCGCATCGGGTGGTGTGCGGCGGCGGTGTGCCTGGCCGGGGCGTGGCTTGCGGGACCCGCCTGCGCCGGGGTCCGGGTGGGGCCCGGGCCCTTCGCGGATCGGACCTTTCCCTACGTGCGGGTCGGGAAGGCCTTCTCGGGGACGCCCCTCGAGACCGACCGGGCCCTGGTGCCGGCGGTCCGGGTGGTGGTGGGGGCGGCCGAGCCCGCCCCGGTCGTCCAGGCAGCCGCCCTGGTGGCGGCGGCGGTGGCGGCCTGGACGGACGACCCCGGGGTGACGGCGGCGGAATCGGCGGCGGGCGACTTCCCGGAGATCCTCCGGCTCGACACGGAGATCCCGCCCGCGGAGGTCCGGGATTTTCCCCTGGTGGTGGTGGGCACACAGAACCGGCTGGCCGAGCGCCTTTCGGCGGCGGCCGGGCCGATGCCGGAGGGCCCTGCCGTCTGGCGGGTGGCGAAGGGCCTTCCCGGCGGGCGAGACGTCCTCTGGGTCCGGGGCCGGGACCCCGCGGAGATCCGGGCTGCGGCGCGATATCTCGCCCACCGGCGACTCTACTTCAAGCAGGGGGCCTACCAGGGGTTCTTCGGCTTCGTGCGGCTCCGGGGGCTCATCGAGCGCGGCCAGTTCGCGGCCGCCGCCGCGGCCTACGACGAGCCGGGAGGGCTCCTCGGCTGCGGAAAGCCCATGATGCTGATCCTGCCGCACCTTTCGGAAAAGCCGCCGGCCCTCCGGGAGACCGCCGCCCGGCGCAACCGCCTGGTCCTGAAGGATCTCCGGGGGGCGGTGGCGGCACGGGACGGTGCCCGGGCCCTGGCCGCCTGGCGGTCCGCCATGCAGACCTGCTATGCCTGCCATCTCGGCCGCGGCGGACCGCGGTTTCGGCCCTTCGCCCCATCGCCCGAACCCCACCGGCTCCACGGCCGGATCGCCTCGGGGTTCGGGCTCCGGTGCATCGACTGCCATGCCGGGTCCACGGCCCGGGCGGGATATGGGCACTGAGGCCGGAGGCGCCGGAGAGGCCCTCCTCGCCGTGGCCGACGCCCTCTCGCGCGAGTTGCAGGGGCTCCGGTTCGGGCCGCCCGTCACCCACGTCTACCACCCGCTGGAATACGCACGGGCGCCCTATGCCGCCTACGTGGCGCGCTTCGGCCGGGCGCCCAAGGAGGTGGTCCTGGTGGGGATGAACCCCGGCCCCTGGGGGATGGCCCAGACCGGGGTCCCCTTCGGGGACGTGGCCTCGGTGCGCGGGTGGATGGGCATCGAGGCGCCGGTGGGGCGGCCGGGGCGGGAGCACCCGAAGCGGCCGGTCCTGGGCTTCGCCTGCCCGCGGCGGGAGGTGAGCGGGACCCGCCTCTGGGGCTGGGCGCGGGACCGCTTCGGGACGCCGGAACGGTTCTTCGCCCGGTTCTTCGTGGCCAACTACTGCCCGCTCCTCTTCCTCGAGGCGGAGGGGCGGAACCGGACCCCGGACCACCTCGGGGCTGCGGAGCGGGCGCCGCTCCTTGCGGCCTGCGACCGGGCCCTCCGCGCCACCGTGGAGATCCTCCGCCCCCGGGTGGTGGCCGGGATCGGGGCCTTCGCCGCCGCCCGGGCCGAGGCGGCCCTGGGGGGGCTCGACGTCCGGGTGGGCCGCCTCACCCACCCGAGCCCCGCCAACCCCGCGGCCAACCGGGGCTGGCGGGAACGGGCCGAGCGGGAGCTGGCGACGCTCGGCGTCGTGCTGTAGCCGGCGTCGCCGGGTGCACGATGCAAGCCCTGCACCGGGGAGGCGTGCAGTTCTTGCACTCTCCGGGCGGGCCGGCGGCCGGACCGCGGTGGAGGACGGGAAGGCCTCTCTCCGGGCGCCGGCCGCCGCGGCTCGGCGGCACGGGGCGGGACCGAAAGAAAGGGCCCTCTTCCGAAGAAGAGGGCCCAGGGGGGATGGGGAGGAGAGTGCTGCGATGTGCCCTCTCTAAAAGCAATGCGCGTGCCAAGTCATTCGTCCTCTCCTCCGTCCCGGTTTTCCCGGCCGGGCGCCGCGAGGCAGTCGAGGCAGACGACCTCGCCGTCCCTGAGACGGGCCAGAGGCTCGGCCAGCCGCTCTCCGCAGGCCGTGCAGGTGACGGAGGGGAACCGGGGGGCGGGGCCGGGCGGCGGCCCGGCCGCCTCCGAGACGGTACAGAGGATCTCCTCCGGGGCGGTGAGGATGGCCCAGGTCCTCTCCCGCCGGTCGGCCCATTCCCCCTCGAGCCGTTCGGGCGCCACGTAGACCCGTATGCCCTCTCCCATGGCGCGCCGGTAGAGGGTGAAGGCCTGCTTGCCGCGGTTGCGGAGGACGAGGTTGCCCTTGCCGAGGCTGCAGCCGGCCAGTACCTGGAAGGCGTCCACCCCGCAGGCGTCGGTTTCCGCCACCGCCACCAGCTCCTCGTCCCGGGCGCGCCCGGCCCCGAGGCGGCGGAGCGCGGCCAAGACCGCCCGGTAGCCCATGGCGAGGCCCGGACATTCGTGGCCGTGAAAGGCCACCACCTTTTCCCAGAGTGATCTGTCGAATCCCATGCCGGTTCTTTCGCCCGTTTCTCGCCGATGTCTCCCCGGCCAGGTTACCGGGCGGCGGCGGGCCGCGCCAGGGGGGCGCGGGGCCCGGCGGAAAAGACTTGACACGGCCCCCGGG harbors:
- a CDS encoding cellulose biosynthesis cyclic di-GMP-binding regulatory protein BcsB; the encoded protein is MRRNRIGWCAAAVCLAGAWLAGPACAGVRVGPGPFADRTFPYVRVGKAFSGTPLETDRALVPAVRVVVGAAEPAPVVQAAALVAAAVAAWTDDPGVTAAESAAGDFPEILRLDTEIPPAEVRDFPLVVVGTQNRLAERLSAAAGPMPEGPAVWRVAKGLPGGRDVLWVRGRDPAEIRAAARYLAHRRLYFKQGAYQGFFGFVRLRGLIERGQFAAAAAAYDEPGGLLGCGKPMMLILPHLSEKPPALRETAARRNRLVLKDLRGAVAARDGARALAAWRSAMQTCYACHLGRGGPRFRPFAPSPEPHRLHGRIASGFGLRCIDCHAGSTARAGYGH
- a CDS encoding MFS transporter → MMQRLRRHRLFWVGVLYFAQGLPFGLFYDTFPVYFRQRGVDLQEIGVLSLLGLAWTLKFLWAPAVDRVRGHRRWMFAADLGMGLVLAAFAARAGVGPWALALVAGFTVLSATNDIAIDGYTIELLPRREFGRANGLRIGFYRVGLLAAGTVLMLVDHVGWTAAYLAAGGLVALLGLACLAAPPERAPAAAGRGVRAAVELRAIARRPGAAAIVAAFLCGAVWLADRAAGWSQGHPGFWGWVLAAAALPVAASAAWRALSPGGDGTASVDITRGPVFGALFEMLRRPGIVPVVLFILTFKLADTSMGFMIKPFWVDCGFSPGQIGLVSVNIGIGLSILGGLAGGWFTDRVGVFHALWILGLAQAVSNLGYAAAAFVVPAAGDGAAPALAHRAVMYGASALESFTGGLGTAAFLAFLMAIVDKRRSATEYAVLSSVFALSRSVAGWAGGYGAAALGYGPYFLLTFFLAFPAFAFLPWVRHMLHYAAVQPEWGQGGGGPAEARIGGDE
- a CDS encoding FmdE family protein, whose amino-acid sequence is MGFDRSLWEKVVAFHGHECPGLAMGYRAVLAALRRLGAGRARDEELVAVAETDACGVDAFQVLAGCSLGKGNLVLRNRGKQAFTLYRRAMGEGIRVYVAPERLEGEWADRRERTWAILTAPEEILCTVSEAAGPPPGPAPRFPSVTCTACGERLAEPLARLRDGEVVCLDCLAAPGRENRDGGEDE
- a CDS encoding ABC transporter ATP-binding protein; this translates as MDRPPPVIAARRITVAYGRRTVLRDVDLTVAPGEMVGLLGPNGSGKTTLLHALLGLVPLAGGEIRLWGRDIHRLTARERARRAALVPQGTGPAFPYPAAEVVLMGRYPHLRPWRGYTERDAAAARSAMDRAGVAPLAERPVTELSGGERQGVLVARSLAQEAPLLLLDEAVSAMDIHRKIELFDLFAEMNRREGATVVAVLHDLNLAALYCRRIVFLRHGRVHADGAAGEVLTPGVIEAVYGTRVLVETHPVTGRPVVCFIPGGSRGTGG
- a CDS encoding uracil-DNA glycosylase family protein, translated to MGTEAGGAGEALLAVADALSRELQGLRFGPPVTHVYHPLEYARAPYAAYVARFGRAPKEVVLVGMNPGPWGMAQTGVPFGDVASVRGWMGIEAPVGRPGREHPKRPVLGFACPRREVSGTRLWGWARDRFGTPERFFARFFVANYCPLLFLEAEGRNRTPDHLGAAERAPLLAACDRALRATVEILRPRVVAGIGAFAAARAEAALGGLDVRVGRLTHPSPANPAANRGWRERAERELATLGVVL
- a CDS encoding FecCD family ABC transporter permease; amino-acid sequence: MPAAPRRLLAWGGLLALYLALLVFGLWYGRYPVTWAEILRLAAALAGTGPPPPPEVRTIVLDVRLPRLLLASLVGASLATSGAVFQGLLRNPLADPFTLGVSTGAAFGATAALFLGAGAGTALMGLGLLPLFAMAGGLAALAVVLHLARVDGTLRPATLILAGIVVSTFLSALIGLMKSLDDQGLAAIVYWMLGSVGGRGWSHVLFLLPYAAAGLALFLAYGRELDILALGDLEARHLGVPVDRVRLVLLAAACLVTAAAVSVSGVIGFVGLVAPHMVRLVQGPSHRPLLGAAALAGALMLAGSDLLAKNLLPGGEELPVGVLTTLVGGPFFCYLLKARRRQVARD